A window of the Gammaproteobacteria bacterium genome harbors these coding sequences:
- a CDS encoding tRNA (cytidine(34)-2'-O)-methyltransferase codes for MLHIALYQPEIPPNTGNIMRLVANMGFTLHLIEPLGFKLEEKSLRRAGLDYKDWANVIVHQDYAGLLARLPNARIFACSTHGRQNYAQVRYQAGDILLFGPETRGLPAKLRLALPPEQVIRIPMVAESRSLNLSNATAIIAYEAWRQLDFAGAVDTIRPA; via the coding sequence ATGCTGCACATCGCTCTGTACCAGCCCGAAATTCCACCCAACACCGGCAACATCATGCGCCTGGTGGCCAACATGGGTTTCACCCTGCACCTGATTGAACCGCTGGGCTTCAAGCTGGAGGAAAAATCATTGCGCCGCGCCGGTCTGGACTACAAAGACTGGGCAAATGTCATCGTCCACCAGGATTATGCCGGCCTGCTGGCCCGACTTCCCAACGCGCGCATTTTTGCCTGCTCCACTCACGGCCGGCAGAACTATGCGCAGGTTCGCTATCAAGCGGGTGATATTTTGTTGTTTGGACCGGAAACCCGTGGCCTACCTGCCAAACTGCGCCTGGCACTGCCGCCGGAACAAGTCATCCGCATTCCGATGGTGGCCGAAAGCCGCAGCCTGAACCTGTCCAACGCCACCGCCATCATTGCCTACGAGGCATGGCGTCAACTGGATTTCGCCGGTGCCGTTGACACAATTCGACCGGCATAA
- the ntrC gene encoding nitrogen regulation protein NR(I) — MSAKQTVWIIDDDRSIRWVLEKALQQADVQTRTFDSAEGIIQRLKREQPDAIISDIRMPGQDGLSLLADIGKQFPELPVIIMTAHSDLDSAVQAYQGGAFEYLPKPFDVDDAVDLVQRAVEHRRHSATTSTSAPLTNVPEIIGEAPSMQEVFRAIGRLSRSNISVMINGESGTGKELVAHALHRHSPRSNHPFIAINTAAIPKDLLESELFGHEKGAFTGAQSQRKGRFEQADGGTLFLDEIGDMPAELQTRLLRVLASGEFYRVGGLEPVRVNVRIIAATHQDLESLVKRGDFREDLFHRLNVIRVHLPPLRERREDIGLLMRHCLSRAAQELEVETKQLRPDTEQFLVNLPWPGNVRQLENICRWLTVMAPGPEIHLDDLPPELRHDTAPPSAEGDWRADLRQWATSQLRLGAIDLMQTAGSDFERIMIDVALKHTGGRRQDAARLLGLGRNTLTRKIKELDMESMLTDE, encoded by the coding sequence ATGTCCGCGAAACAAACTGTCTGGATTATCGACGACGACCGCTCCATCCGCTGGGTGCTGGAAAAAGCGCTGCAACAGGCAGATGTTCAGACGCGCACCTTCGACAGCGCCGAAGGTATCATTCAACGCCTGAAGCGCGAGCAGCCCGACGCCATCATTTCCGACATTCGCATGCCCGGTCAGGACGGTCTTAGCCTGCTGGCCGACATTGGCAAGCAGTTCCCCGAGCTGCCGGTCATCATCATGACCGCCCACTCCGACCTGGACAGTGCGGTACAGGCCTATCAGGGCGGCGCGTTTGAATATCTACCCAAACCGTTCGACGTCGACGATGCGGTGGATCTGGTGCAGCGCGCGGTCGAACACCGCCGCCACAGTGCCACCACCAGCACCAGCGCTCCCCTGACCAATGTACCGGAAATCATCGGCGAAGCGCCCTCCATGCAGGAAGTATTTCGCGCCATTGGCCGACTGTCGCGTTCCAACATCAGCGTGATGATCAACGGCGAATCCGGCACCGGCAAGGAATTGGTCGCCCACGCACTGCATCGCCACAGCCCGCGCAGCAACCATCCGTTCATCGCCATCAACACCGCAGCCATCCCCAAGGATCTGCTCGAATCCGAACTGTTTGGCCATGAAAAAGGTGCCTTCACCGGCGCACAAAGCCAACGCAAGGGCCGGTTTGAACAAGCCGACGGCGGCACGCTGTTTTTGGACGAAATTGGCGACATGCCCGCCGAACTGCAAACCCGTTTGCTGCGCGTACTAGCCAGCGGCGAGTTCTACCGCGTCGGCGGCCTGGAACCAGTGCGGGTCAACGTGCGAATCATCGCCGCCACCCACCAGGACCTGGAATCACTGGTCAAACGCGGCGATTTTCGCGAGGACCTGTTCCACCGCCTGAACGTCATCCGCGTCCACCTGCCGCCCTTGCGCGAACGCCGCGAAGACATCGGCCTACTGATGCGTCACTGCCTGAGCCGCGCTGCGCAGGAACTGGAAGTCGAAACCAAACAACTTCGCCCCGATACCGAGCAGTTTCTGGTCAACCTGCCCTGGCCGGGCAACGTCCGCCAACTGGAAAACATCTGTCGCTGGCTAACGGTCATGGCCCCCGGCCCGGAAATCCACCTGGACGACCTGCCCCCCGAACTGCGCCACGACACGGCTCCGCCCTCCGCCGAAGGCGACTGGCGCGCGGATCTGCGCCAATGGGCGACCTCGCAACTGCGACTGGGCGCCATCGACCTGATGCAAACCGCCGGCAGCGATTTTGAGCGCATCATGATTGACGTCGCACTGAAGCACACCGGTGGTCGCCGTCAGGACGCCGCACGCCTGCTCGGCCTGGGACGCAACACCCTGACGCGCAAGATCAAAGAGCTGGACATGGAATCCATGCTGACAGACGAGTAA
- the glnL gene encoding nitrogen regulation protein NR(II) — protein MPIDGDRRILDNLLTAVIELDEQGKVAYLNSAAESLLGHSRRQLLGISAKMIFATSPHVFKLIQQASTEGQSLIRRELEISYSPVERTRKVDCSFHPIITQSGTRLLLEMRNVDRALRIAREESLIAQQHAMKLLVRGLAHEVKNPLGGLRGAAQLLERQLPDAALREYTQIIIGEADRLQKLVDELLGPNKIVSREPLNIHEVLEHVRQLVSAGSPPSLTFVRDYDPSIPDIRADRNQLIQVVLNIVRNAKEALADQGRITLRSRALSQFTIGHTCHRLVLRVDIIDNGPGIPTELLDQIFYPMVTSKPNGTGLGLSIAQTIIGQHGGLVECRSEPGHTVFSILLPINEQQP, from the coding sequence ATGCCCATAGACGGTGATCGACGCATCCTGGACAACCTGCTGACCGCAGTGATTGAGCTGGACGAACAAGGCAAAGTGGCCTATCTGAACAGTGCTGCGGAAAGCCTGCTTGGCCACAGCCGCCGCCAGCTGCTGGGCATATCCGCCAAAATGATTTTTGCCACCAGCCCCCATGTTTTCAAGCTCATCCAGCAAGCCAGCACCGAAGGCCAAAGCCTGATCCGCCGCGAACTGGAGATCAGCTATTCACCGGTCGAACGGACACGCAAAGTCGACTGCAGTTTTCACCCCATCATCACCCAGAGCGGTACCCGCCTGCTGCTGGAAATGCGCAACGTCGACCGTGCGCTGCGCATCGCCCGCGAGGAAAGCCTCATCGCCCAGCAGCACGCCATGAAACTACTGGTACGCGGCCTGGCCCACGAAGTTAAAAATCCGCTGGGAGGTCTGCGCGGCGCAGCGCAACTGCTGGAACGACAACTGCCCGATGCTGCGCTGCGGGAATACACCCAGATCATCATCGGCGAAGCCGACCGGCTGCAAAAACTGGTCGATGAACTGCTCGGCCCCAACAAAATCGTCAGTCGCGAACCGCTCAACATTCACGAAGTGCTGGAGCACGTCCGCCAACTGGTCAGCGCCGGCAGCCCGCCCAGCCTGACCTTTGTCCGCGACTACGACCCCAGCATTCCCGACATCCGCGCCGACCGCAATCAACTGATCCAGGTGGTCCTCAACATCGTCCGCAATGCCAAGGAGGCACTGGCCGACCAGGGCCGCATCACCCTGCGCAGCCGCGCCCTGAGTCAGTTCACCATCGGTCACACCTGTCACCGCCTGGTACTGCGGGTCGACATTATCGACAACGGCCCCGGCATTCCCACAGAACTGCTGGACCAGATTTTCTACCCCATGGTCACCAGCAAACCCAATGGCACCGGCCTGGGCCTGTCCATAGCACAAACCATCATTGGTCAGCACGGCGGACTGGTGGAATGCCGCAGCGAACCAGGCCACACCGTGTTTTCCATTTTGCTGCCCATTAACGAACAACAACCCTGA
- the glnA gene encoding glutamate--ammonia ligase, whose product MSKAIDMIKEHGVKFVDFRFTDFHGKEQHVTVPAHTVDEDTFVDGKMFDGSSIAGWKGIEASDMIMMPFSDTAVLDPFAEEVTLNIRCDVIEPATGQGYERCPRSLAKRAEAYLKSTGIADTAFFGPEPEFFIFDDIRWGADMSGCFVKIDSSEAAWNSGTEYDGGNMGHRPGVKGGYFPVPPVDSSSDLRSAMVLAIEEMGVPVEIHHHEVATANQCEIGTKFSTLTERADWVQIQKYCTHNVAHIYGKTVTFMPKPIVGDNGSGMHVHMSLAKDGKNLFAGDQYGGLSELALYYIGGVIKHAKALNAITNPSTNSYKRLVPHFEAPVLLAYSARNRSASIRIPYVTSPKGRRIEARFPDPAANPYMAFAALMMAGLDGIQNKIHPGDAMDKNLYDLPPEELKEVPHVCSSLQEALTSLDKDREFLTRGGVFTDDMIDAYIGIKTEQMNRVNMTVHPVEFDLYYSV is encoded by the coding sequence ATGTCAAAAGCGATCGACATGATTAAGGAACACGGCGTTAAATTCGTCGATTTCCGTTTTACTGATTTCCACGGCAAAGAACAGCACGTCACTGTTCCTGCTCACACTGTCGACGAAGACACGTTCGTTGATGGCAAGATGTTCGACGGTTCCTCCATCGCCGGCTGGAAAGGTATCGAAGCATCCGACATGATCATGATGCCTTTCTCTGACACTGCCGTTCTGGACCCATTCGCTGAAGAAGTGACCCTGAACATCCGTTGTGACGTTATCGAGCCTGCCACCGGTCAAGGCTATGAGCGTTGCCCACGTTCTTTGGCCAAGCGCGCTGAAGCCTACCTGAAATCCACGGGTATCGCTGACACCGCATTCTTCGGTCCAGAGCCCGAATTCTTCATCTTCGACGACATCCGTTGGGGCGCTGACATGAGCGGCTGCTTCGTGAAAATCGACTCTTCCGAAGCTGCATGGAACTCTGGCACCGAGTACGACGGCGGCAACATGGGTCACCGTCCTGGCGTTAAAGGCGGCTACTTCCCAGTACCACCCGTTGACTCATCTTCTGACCTGCGTTCTGCCATGGTTCTGGCCATCGAAGAAATGGGCGTGCCTGTTGAAATTCACCACCACGAAGTGGCCACTGCCAACCAGTGTGAAATCGGTACCAAGTTCTCTACCCTGACTGAGCGCGCTGACTGGGTTCAGATCCAGAAGTACTGCACACACAACGTTGCCCACATCTACGGCAAAACCGTAACGTTCATGCCCAAGCCCATCGTTGGCGACAACGGTTCTGGTATGCACGTTCACATGTCTCTGGCCAAAGATGGCAAGAACCTGTTTGCTGGTGACCAGTACGGCGGCCTGTCTGAACTGGCTCTGTACTACATCGGTGGCGTTATCAAACATGCCAAGGCACTGAACGCGATCACCAATCCGTCTACCAACTCTTACAAGCGTCTGGTACCACACTTCGAAGCACCCGTACTGCTGGCTTACTCTGCCCGCAACCGTTCTGCTTCTATCCGTATTCCTTACGTCACCAGCCCCAAAGGCCGTCGTATCGAAGCACGCTTCCCAGACCCCGCAGCTAACCCCTACATGGCGTTCGCTGCACTGATGATGGCTGGTCTGGACGGTATCCAGAACAAGATCCACCCTGGCGATGCCATGGACAAGAATCTGTACGATCTGCCACCAGAAGAACTGAAAGAAGTTCCACACGTGTGCAGCTCTCTGCAGGAAGCGCTGACTTCTCTGGACAAAGATCGCGAGTTCCTGACTCGTGGTGGCGTGTTCACTGACGACATGATCGACGCTTACATCGGCATCAAGACCGAGCAGATGAACCGCGTAAACATGACCGTTCACCCTGTTGAGTTTGATCTGTACTACAGCGTGTAA
- a CDS encoding sulfurtransferase TusA family protein, protein MSEHNLDARRLLCPMPVIRTQNKVKQLAPGDILEVFCTDPGVKADIPAWCRINGHHVLGIREENGDIIVRIQVNDH, encoded by the coding sequence ATGAGCGAACACAACCTGGACGCGCGTCGCCTGCTCTGCCCCATGCCGGTGATTCGTACCCAGAACAAGGTCAAACAACTGGCCCCGGGTGACATACTGGAAGTTTTTTGTACCGACCCCGGCGTCAAGGCCGACATTCCCGCCTGGTGCCGCATCAACGGTCATCATGTGCTGGGAATCCGTGAAGAAAACGGCGACATTATCGTTCGCATCCAGGTGAACGATCACTAG
- a CDS encoding tRNA (5-methylaminomethyl-2-thiouridylate)-methyltransferase, with translation MSTQRKAVALVSGGLDSMLAVKVMLEQGIHVEGINFFTGFCVEGHTHAIRNKDKNKQKRNNALWVAEQLGIKLHIIDVVEEYKDVLINPKHGYGANMNPCLDCKGFMVRKALEWMKENNFDFIITGEVVGQRPMSQRRDTMPVVARESGAFDLLVRPLSAQNLPATLPEREGWISREKMLGFNGRGRKPQMALAKQYGFTDYAQPAGGCCFLTDKNYSDRLVDLWQARHSRDYEMDDVMLLKVGRHIRPAAHFKLIVGREDGENRFLEGYRKLFPHIRTQCPGPLVLVDGVPTDADLEIAASVAARFSKEKNAETVGVEITDKNGVTRVAQVKPIDDALMESWYI, from the coding sequence ATGAGTACACAACGCAAAGCGGTCGCCCTGGTTTCCGGCGGCCTGGATTCCATGCTGGCGGTCAAAGTCATGTTGGAACAGGGCATACACGTCGAGGGCATTAACTTTTTTACCGGCTTTTGCGTCGAAGGCCACACCCACGCCATTCGCAACAAAGACAAGAACAAACAGAAGCGCAACAACGCCCTGTGGGTAGCCGAGCAGTTGGGCATCAAGCTGCACATCATCGACGTGGTGGAAGAGTACAAAGACGTGCTGATCAACCCCAAGCACGGCTACGGTGCCAACATGAACCCCTGCCTGGACTGCAAAGGCTTCATGGTGCGCAAGGCACTGGAGTGGATGAAAGAAAACAATTTCGACTTCATCATCACCGGCGAAGTGGTCGGCCAGCGCCCCATGTCCCAGCGCCGCGACACCATGCCGGTGGTCGCCCGCGAATCCGGCGCGTTTGACCTGTTGGTGCGTCCGCTGAGTGCGCAAAACCTGCCCGCCACCCTGCCCGAGCGCGAAGGCTGGATCAGCCGCGAGAAAATGCTGGGCTTTAACGGCCGTGGCCGCAAACCGCAAATGGCACTGGCCAAGCAGTACGGCTTTACCGACTATGCCCAACCCGCCGGCGGCTGCTGTTTCCTGACTGACAAAAATTACTCTGACCGTCTGGTCGACCTTTGGCAGGCACGTCACAGCCGCGATTACGAGATGGACGACGTGATGCTGCTCAAAGTCGGTCGCCATATCCGCCCCGCCGCGCACTTCAAATTGATCGTTGGTCGCGAAGACGGTGAAAACCGCTTCCTGGAAGGCTACCGCAAACTGTTCCCGCACATTCGCACCCAGTGCCCCGGCCCACTGGTGCTAGTGGACGGCGTGCCCACCGATGCGGATCTGGAAATTGCCGCCAGTGTTGCGGCACGTTTCTCCAAGGAAAAAAATGCCGAAACGGTCGGCGTGGAAATCACCGACAAAAACGGCGTCACCCGTGTTGCCCAAGTCAAACCCATTGACGATGCCTTGATGGAGAGCTGGTACATATGA
- a CDS encoding serine protease, whose translation MRRASVDQGELWGIAIEMRRLGWFLWCGLACALSWPAVAYSPHQVIGGTVVDSAHPWMVAVLDNRWQNSGRGGAICGGTLIAPQWVVTAAHCVDDNPSIEDLSVALGQSVLSDFVPRTAVAAIFVHPGYDKVQIINDIALIKLAKPTPLTSLTLASGQQLTALQSQDPLTVMGWGATSTTTTSPQYSNTLLSAQVPYADDYTCGGAYGADYMAATQLCAGGPAPGMADSCSGDSGGPLLLNYPQTPVLAGLVSYGSGCSSGFPGVYTRVSAYADWINSYVQGVRGVQANHSMVDFSYQGVGENGLQTITIVNHSNGLRSLVNSNAVNNNSNYVTLQSIGCDALASGGSCTVRLNLYVSPSSNLEQTIGVDYQLLFDNGETINLHVGAHLLAYNMEFSNTLGLSDPVYTGSNASRVGAGWQRVYDDQVKQYVLSSGTVFDNEESVLMTRFAGTGYLSFDWKTSSELSYDGLLLKVNGQIVASLSGEADIWDRRTVGLTASSNRVEWVYHKNGGNQAGFDKGWLKNVTWKPGPVTSEPNAKGGRSALDAGMVIGLLVLAAARLRRRQEPHQTR comes from the coding sequence ATGCGACGTGCTAGCGTGGATCAAGGTGAGTTGTGGGGAATAGCGATTGAAATGAGGCGGTTGGGGTGGTTTTTGTGGTGCGGACTGGCCTGCGCATTGTCGTGGCCGGCGGTGGCGTATTCGCCTCATCAGGTCATTGGTGGGACGGTAGTCGATAGCGCGCACCCGTGGATGGTGGCTGTGCTGGACAACCGCTGGCAGAACAGTGGCCGGGGCGGGGCCATCTGTGGCGGGACCTTGATTGCGCCGCAATGGGTGGTGACCGCCGCCCACTGCGTTGATGATAATCCCAGCATCGAAGATTTGAGCGTCGCCCTGGGGCAATCGGTTTTGAGTGACTTTGTACCTCGTACCGCCGTGGCGGCGATTTTTGTTCACCCCGGTTACGACAAAGTTCAGATTATCAATGATATCGCGCTGATCAAACTGGCTAAACCAACGCCATTAACGTCGCTGACCTTGGCCAGTGGCCAGCAGTTGACTGCGCTACAAAGTCAGGACCCGCTGACGGTAATGGGCTGGGGGGCAACGAGTACCACAACGACCTCGCCGCAATACTCCAACACGCTGCTGTCGGCTCAGGTGCCCTATGCGGATGACTACACCTGTGGTGGCGCATACGGCGCTGACTACATGGCTGCAACGCAGTTGTGTGCCGGCGGACCGGCGCCGGGAATGGCGGATTCATGCTCGGGCGACAGCGGTGGGCCGTTGTTGCTGAATTATCCGCAGACACCGGTGTTGGCCGGCCTGGTGAGTTATGGGAGCGGGTGTTCGTCGGGTTTTCCAGGCGTTTACACCCGGGTGAGTGCCTACGCGGATTGGATTAACAGTTACGTTCAGGGAGTACGTGGCGTACAGGCTAATCACTCAATGGTTGATTTTTCCTACCAGGGGGTGGGCGAAAATGGCCTGCAAACGATCACCATCGTTAACCACAGCAATGGCCTGCGCAGTCTCGTCAACTCCAACGCTGTCAACAACAATTCGAACTACGTGACTCTGCAGTCCATCGGCTGCGATGCACTAGCCTCCGGGGGCAGTTGCACGGTCAGGTTGAACCTGTACGTGTCGCCCAGTAGTAATCTGGAACAAACCATCGGTGTTGATTATCAGTTGCTGTTTGATAACGGTGAAACGATAAATTTGCACGTTGGGGCGCATTTGCTGGCGTACAACATGGAGTTTAGCAATACGCTCGGGCTGAGTGATCCCGTCTACACCGGCAGTAACGCGTCACGTGTCGGGGCTGGCTGGCAGCGGGTATATGACGACCAGGTAAAGCAATACGTGCTTTCCAGTGGCACGGTATTCGACAACGAGGAATCGGTGCTGATGACGCGGTTTGCAGGTACGGGATATCTTAGTTTTGACTGGAAAACATCGTCGGAACTGAGCTATGACGGTTTACTGTTAAAGGTGAACGGGCAGATCGTTGCTAGTCTGAGTGGTGAGGCCGACATTTGGGATCGACGCACAGTCGGATTGACTGCCAGTAGCAACCGGGTGGAATGGGTCTATCACAAGAACGGGGGAAATCAGGCCGGGTTTGACAAAGGCTGGTTGAAAAACGTGACCTGGAAGCCTGGCCCGGTGACCAGCGAGCCCAACGCTAAGGGTGGCCGATCGGCGCTGGATGCAGGGATGGTGATAGGGCTCCTGGTGCTGGCAGCCGCCCGCTTACGCCGACGCCAGGAACCCCATCAAACTCGTTAG
- the glyQ gene encoding glycine--tRNA ligase subunit alpha, with translation MTSKTFDLSTFQGLIFALQDYWAQQGCVITQPFDMEVGAGTFHPATFLRAIGPEPWSAAYVQPSRRPTDGRYGENPNRLQHYYQFQVVIKPSPKNIQELYLGSLKHLGFDPLEHDIRFVEDDWESPTLGAWGLGWEVWLNGMEVTQFTYFQQVGGLDCKPVTGEITYGLERLAMYLQGVQSVYDLVWAKGPLGTVTYGDVFHQNEVEMSTYNFEHADVPSLFSWFDTCEAQSQKLIEAGLPLPAYEMVLKASHTFNLLDARRAISVTERARFIGRVRALARAVAQAYYDNREKLGFPMVQGGQK, from the coding sequence ATGACCAGTAAAACATTCGACCTGTCGACCTTTCAGGGCCTGATCTTTGCCCTGCAGGACTATTGGGCCCAACAGGGCTGCGTTATCACTCAACCGTTTGATATGGAAGTGGGTGCCGGTACGTTCCATCCCGCGACCTTTCTGCGTGCCATTGGCCCCGAGCCCTGGAGTGCTGCCTACGTGCAGCCTTCGCGTCGTCCCACTGACGGTCGTTATGGCGAAAACCCCAACCGTCTGCAGCACTATTACCAGTTCCAGGTGGTGATCAAACCGTCACCGAAAAATATTCAGGAGCTGTACCTGGGGTCATTGAAACACCTGGGCTTTGATCCGCTGGAGCACGACATTCGCTTCGTCGAAGACGACTGGGAAAGCCCTACCCTGGGTGCCTGGGGTCTGGGCTGGGAAGTGTGGCTCAACGGCATGGAAGTGACGCAGTTTACTTACTTCCAGCAGGTGGGCGGTCTGGACTGCAAACCCGTGACTGGCGAGATCACCTACGGTCTGGAACGTCTGGCCATGTACCTGCAGGGCGTGCAGAGCGTTTACGATCTGGTTTGGGCCAAAGGCCCGCTGGGCACTGTCACCTACGGCGACGTGTTCCACCAGAACGAAGTGGAAATGTCCACTTACAACTTTGAGCATGCCGACGTGCCGTCGCTGTTTTCCTGGTTTGACACCTGCGAAGCGCAGAGCCAGAAGCTGATCGAAGCCGGTCTGCCGCTGCCTGCTTACGAAATGGTGTTGAAAGCCTCGCACACCTTTAACCTGCTGGATGCGCGCCGCGCTATCTCGGTCACCGAGCGCGCCCGCTTCATCGGCCGCGTTCGTGCCCTGGCCCGCGCCGTGGCCCAGGCGTATTACGACAACCGTGAAAAACTCGGTTTCCCCATGGTGCAAGGAGGTCAGAAATAA
- the glyS gene encoding glycine--tRNA ligase subunit beta, translated as MADVRDFLVELGTEELPPKALEKLSDAFADGIVEGLKKAELKHGEVITYAAPRRLAVMIKGLQSKQADKVSERRGPAVQSAYKEDGCPTPATEGFARSCGTTVEALEVLKTDKGEWLVFKQSVQGQATAALLPAMVEESLHKLPIPKRMRWGSVDHQFVRPAHWLVMLLGKDVIECEILGCKAGRETLGHRFHHPAALTVAEPAAYETLLETEGHVLASFERRQAAIKAQVEEVALKAGGTAVIDPALLDEVTGLVEWPHALMGNFEQAFLQIPAEALVSAMKGHQKYFHLLDKSGKLLPHFITVANIDSKNITSVQKGNERVIRPRLSDAGFFWNQDRKKPLAARREQLKSVVFQKDLGTVFEKTERIAALSGFIAGQAGGNKAEAIRAGELAKCDLMSEMVGEFPELQGIMGQYYARHDGEAEAVAAAMNEQYMPRFAGDELPRGVAGQAVAIADKIDTLVGIFGIGQPPTGSKDPFALRRAAIGVLRIIIERGLSQLDLQALVNEGVARYKAAGKSFDAGLGKQVFDFMLERLRVYYSDINIGGDVYEAVLATQPTRPYDFDQRVRAVNAFRQLPQAEALAAANKRASNILRQAAEKGITVPASVDTALLQDAAEQALFKGIVNVSEAVKPAMAAFDYTSALQQMAVLREPVDAFFDQVMVMADDSKVRDNRLALLGKLTSLFTGCADIARLQ; from the coding sequence ATGGCTGATGTACGCGACTTCCTGGTTGAGCTGGGAACAGAAGAGCTGCCGCCCAAGGCGTTGGAAAAACTGTCCGATGCCTTTGCCGACGGCATCGTCGAAGGGCTGAAAAAAGCCGAACTGAAACATGGCGAAGTAATTACTTACGCCGCGCCAAGACGTTTGGCGGTAATGATCAAAGGTCTGCAAAGCAAGCAGGCGGACAAAGTTTCCGAACGTCGTGGTCCGGCGGTGCAGTCGGCCTACAAGGAAGACGGCTGCCCCACGCCAGCGACCGAAGGTTTTGCCCGTTCCTGCGGCACCACCGTCGAGGCGCTGGAAGTGCTGAAAACCGACAAGGGCGAATGGCTGGTGTTCAAACAGTCCGTCCAGGGGCAGGCGACTGCCGCGTTGTTGCCGGCGATGGTCGAAGAATCGCTGCACAAACTGCCCATCCCCAAGCGCATGCGCTGGGGCAGTGTTGATCATCAGTTCGTGCGTCCGGCGCATTGGCTGGTGATGTTGCTGGGCAAGGATGTGATCGAGTGCGAGATCCTCGGCTGCAAGGCCGGGCGCGAGACCTTGGGTCATCGCTTCCATCACCCGGCGGCGCTGACCGTGGCCGAGCCGGCAGCGTACGAAACCCTGCTGGAAACCGAAGGCCATGTATTGGCCTCGTTTGAACGTCGTCAGGCGGCGATCAAGGCGCAGGTAGAGGAAGTGGCGTTGAAGGCTGGCGGTACTGCTGTCATTGATCCGGCGCTGCTGGACGAGGTGACTGGTCTGGTGGAATGGCCGCATGCGCTGATGGGCAACTTTGAACAAGCCTTCCTGCAGATTCCGGCCGAGGCGCTGGTGTCGGCGATGAAGGGCCACCAGAAATATTTCCATCTGCTGGACAAGTCCGGCAAGCTGCTGCCCCATTTCATCACCGTCGCCAACATCGACAGCAAAAACATCACCTCGGTGCAAAAGGGCAACGAGCGCGTCATTCGTCCGCGTCTGTCCGACGCCGGTTTCTTCTGGAACCAAGACCGCAAAAAGCCGCTGGCAGCACGCCGCGAGCAGCTCAAATCGGTAGTATTCCAGAAAGACCTGGGCACCGTGTTTGAAAAAACCGAACGTATTGCCGCACTGTCAGGCTTCATCGCCGGGCAGGCCGGTGGCAACAAGGCCGAAGCCATCCGTGCCGGTGAATTGGCCAAGTGCGACCTGATGAGCGAAATGGTCGGCGAGTTCCCCGAACTGCAGGGCATTATGGGGCAGTACTACGCCCGTCACGATGGCGAGGCAGAGGCCGTGGCCGCCGCGATGAACGAACAATACATGCCGCGTTTTGCAGGCGATGAGCTGCCTCGTGGTGTGGCCGGTCAGGCGGTGGCGATTGCCGACAAGATCGATACCCTGGTGGGTATTTTCGGTATTGGTCAGCCGCCCACCGGCTCCAAGGACCCGTTTGCGCTGCGTCGTGCGGCGATTGGCGTGCTGCGCATTATCATCGAGCGCGGTCTGAGCCAACTGGATCTGCAGGCGTTGGTCAACGAGGGTGTGGCTCGCTACAAGGCGGCGGGCAAATCGTTTGATGCCGGACTGGGCAAGCAGGTGTTCGACTTTATGCTGGAGCGTCTACGCGTTTATTACAGCGACATCAACATTGGCGGCGATGTCTACGAGGCGGTATTGGCCACCCAGCCAACCCGTCCCTACGATTTTGACCAGCGGGTGCGCGCGGTTAACGCCTTCCGTCAGTTGCCACAGGCCGAAGCGCTGGCTGCGGCCAACAAGCGCGCCAGCAACATTCTGCGCCAGGCGGCGGAAAAGGGCATCACCGTGCCCGCCAGCGTGGACACGGCATTGCTGCAGGATGCCGCCGAACAGGCATTGTTCAAGGGCATCGTCAATGTCAGTGAGGCGGTGAAGCCCGCCATGGCGGCGTTTGATTACACCAGCGCGCTGCAACAGATGGCGGTGCTGCGTGAACCGGTCGACGCCTTCTTTGATCAGGTCATGGTCATGGCGGATGACAGCAAAGTGCGGGACAATCGTTTGGCGTTGCTGGGCAAACTGACATCACTGTTCACCGGTTGTGCGGACATCGCGCGGTTGCAGTAA